A region from the Cellvibrio sp. PSBB006 genome encodes:
- the msrA gene encoding peptide-methionine (S)-S-oxide reductase MsrA: MLYGTQKLHMPSPEQALPGRSQPMPVKNNHYVNGHTIQPPFPENMQQIILGLGCFWGAERRFWRQEGVYTTAVGYSAGYTPNPTYEEVCSGLTGHNEVVLVVFDPAIISLEKILMVFWESHNPTQGMRQGNDRGTQYRSGIYTLDEMQKQTAEVSRAAYQGALSEAGFGDITTEILMATAFYYAEDYHQQYLAKNPDGYCGLGGTGVSCSRSD, from the coding sequence ATGTTATACGGTACACAAAAACTCCACATGCCGAGCCCCGAACAAGCTTTGCCGGGGCGCTCTCAACCCATGCCCGTCAAAAACAACCATTACGTCAACGGCCATACTATCCAGCCACCCTTCCCGGAAAATATGCAGCAAATTATTTTAGGGTTAGGTTGCTTTTGGGGAGCGGAGCGTCGGTTTTGGCGGCAAGAGGGTGTGTACACCACGGCGGTAGGTTACTCGGCCGGTTACACCCCCAACCCGACTTACGAGGAAGTGTGCAGCGGTTTGACGGGCCACAACGAGGTGGTGTTGGTCGTATTTGATCCGGCGATCATTTCGCTTGAAAAAATCCTGATGGTGTTTTGGGAATCTCATAACCCAACTCAGGGAATGCGGCAGGGGAATGATCGGGGCACACAATACCGCTCTGGTATTTATACGCTCGATGAGATGCAAAAGCAGACGGCGGAAGTGAGTCGAGCGGCTTATCAAGGTGCCTTGTCGGAAGCGGGTTTTGGAGACATTACGACCGAAATTTTAATGGCTACCGCGTTTTACTATGCCGAGGATTATCATCAACAATACCTCGCGAAAAATCCCGATGGCTATTGCGGCCTCGGCGGTACTGGTGTGAGTTGCAGTAGGTCGGATTAG
- a CDS encoding YciK family oxidoreductase yields the protein MMHIPKDYTAAANVLQDKIILVTGAGDGIGRVAAKTFAAHGATVVLLGRTMAKLEMVYDEIEAAGHPQPAIYPINFEGAVEKDYVDLGNAINDAFGRVDGILHNAAELGERTPISNYSSTTWMRAMQVNVNAPFMLTRALLPLLDKAPNASILFTGSTVGIQGRAFWGGYAASKAAAENLMQTLADELQETSRIRVNSINPGATRTRMRAAAYPAENPTSIKPPEDLMPAYLYLMGDDSIGISGQQFEYAEEISE from the coding sequence ATGATGCACATACCAAAAGATTACACTGCTGCGGCAAACGTATTACAGGATAAAATTATCCTGGTTACCGGTGCCGGCGACGGTATCGGGCGCGTAGCCGCAAAGACGTTTGCCGCACATGGTGCGACCGTTGTTTTATTGGGCCGCACCATGGCCAAACTTGAAATGGTTTACGACGAAATCGAAGCAGCTGGTCATCCTCAACCTGCTATTTATCCGATCAACTTTGAAGGTGCTGTTGAGAAAGATTACGTGGATTTGGGTAATGCCATTAACGATGCTTTTGGACGCGTAGATGGCATCCTGCACAATGCCGCTGAACTGGGCGAACGTACGCCCATCAGCAATTACAGCAGCACAACCTGGATGCGCGCCATGCAGGTGAATGTGAACGCACCTTTTATGCTGACGCGTGCACTACTACCCTTGCTCGATAAAGCACCCAACGCTTCTATCTTATTTACAGGCTCTACCGTGGGTATACAAGGCCGTGCGTTTTGGGGTGGATATGCCGCATCCAAAGCTGCTGCCGAAAATTTGATGCAAACTCTGGCTGACGAACTTCAGGAAACTTCGCGTATTCGCGTGAACAGTATTAACCCTGGCGCCACTCGCACCCGCATGCGGGCGGCGGCTTATCCAGCCGAAAATCCCACCAGCATTAAACCTCCGGAAGATTTAATGCCAGCTTATTTATATTTGATGGGCGATGATTCGATTGGAATATCCGGCCAGCAATTCGAATATGCTGAGGAAATATCGGAGTAG
- a CDS encoding HAD family hydrolase, translating into MSPSKPIRAVMFDLDGTLLDTAPDFIVVLNQLLEENQRPALPADLIRASVSNGARALVSLGFGIDDQDPHFERLRVRLLELYALHIAVHTQLFPGINELLSKLQQHNIAWGIATNKPSAYTHQLLKALPIQPPPISIICPEDVKQRKPHPESMFLASQHVGCQPDEIVYIGDHKRDIDCGREAGAITIAAAYGYIEAEDNIDNWQADYCVNHADEIWPILENLMIASRQLVRSDSGTSETAGHMEN; encoded by the coding sequence ATGTCACCCAGCAAACCGATTCGTGCCGTCATGTTTGACCTTGATGGTACCTTACTGGATACCGCGCCCGATTTTATCGTGGTGTTAAATCAATTATTGGAAGAGAACCAACGCCCTGCTCTGCCCGCTGATCTGATTCGCGCGTCTGTATCCAATGGTGCGCGCGCACTGGTCAGTCTCGGTTTCGGCATTGACGATCAGGACCCGCATTTTGAGCGGTTACGTGTACGTTTACTTGAGCTTTATGCGTTGCACATTGCAGTACATACACAATTATTTCCCGGCATTAACGAATTACTCTCCAAATTACAGCAACACAATATTGCCTGGGGTATTGCCACCAACAAACCCTCGGCCTATACCCACCAACTGTTGAAAGCCTTGCCAATACAACCGCCTCCCATCAGCATCATCTGCCCGGAAGATGTTAAGCAACGCAAACCGCATCCGGAATCCATGTTTCTCGCCAGCCAACATGTCGGCTGCCAGCCTGATGAGATTGTGTATATTGGCGATCACAAACGCGATATCGATTGCGGCAGAGAGGCGGGGGCAATTACCATTGCAGCAGCCTACGGTTACATTGAAGCCGAGGATAACATCGACAACTGGCAAGCCGATTATTGTGTCAATCACGCCGATGAAATCTGGCCCATCCTTGAAAACCTGATGATTGCCTCCAGACAATTAGTCAGAAGCGATAGCGGAACGTCGGAAACTGCAGGTCATATGGAAAACTGA
- the ubiG gene encoding bifunctional 2-polyprenyl-6-hydroxyphenol methylase/3-demethylubiquinol 3-O-methyltransferase UbiG, with protein MSNVDAAEIAKFEALASRWWDRNSEFKPLHDINPLRANYIDQRSPVAQRKLLDVGCGGGILAESLAQRGADVTGIDMGEAPLSVARLHALETGVNVDYRKIAAETLATEAAGQFDIVTCLEMLEHVPDPSSIVNACAQLVKPGGDVYFSTINRNPKAYAFAILGAEYLLKLLPKGTHEYSKFIRPSELAKWLRQSGLELQDITGMTYNPLTKNYKLDPQDVSVNYLLHAKKI; from the coding sequence ATGAGCAATGTAGACGCCGCCGAAATTGCTAAATTTGAAGCACTCGCCAGTCGATGGTGGGACAGAAACAGTGAATTCAAGCCGTTGCACGACATTAATCCCTTACGTGCTAACTACATCGATCAACGTTCTCCCGTTGCGCAACGCAAGCTGTTGGATGTTGGTTGTGGCGGCGGCATTCTGGCGGAATCCCTGGCGCAACGAGGCGCCGATGTGACCGGCATTGATATGGGCGAAGCGCCTTTGTCGGTGGCGCGACTGCACGCACTGGAAACCGGTGTGAATGTCGATTACCGAAAAATTGCTGCTGAAACACTGGCCACCGAAGCGGCTGGCCAGTTTGACATTGTCACCTGCCTTGAGATGCTTGAGCACGTGCCTGATCCCAGCTCCATCGTCAATGCGTGCGCACAATTGGTAAAACCGGGCGGCGATGTGTATTTCTCAACGATTAACCGCAATCCCAAGGCTTATGCCTTCGCCATTCTCGGCGCAGAATATCTATTAAAGCTGCTCCCCAAAGGTACGCACGAATACAGCAAATTTATTCGACCTTCGGAGCTGGCAAAATGGTTACGCCAGAGCGGTTTGGAATTGCAGGACATCACCGGCATGACTTATAACCCGCTAACTAAAAACTACAAGCTTGACCCACAAGATGTTAGCGTGAATTATTTGTTGCACGCCAAGAAAATCTAG
- a CDS encoding TRZ/ATZ family hydrolase, with the protein MPAPESIRLLIKARWIVPVIPEDRVLENCALAVHNGAIVAIVPQDEADKRFNAEQTINLTNHLVIPGLINAHGHAAMSLLRGFADDKPLRDWLNNHIWPAEDQWVSEEFVRDGTELAMAEMIKSGTTCFADMYFYPEQAAQAAQQAHMRAQIAFPIFDFPSAWGQGPEDYFAKGLALHDDFRSSHLVNVGFGPHAPYTVSDDVLEKVAVLAQEMDSPIHIHLHETRFEVEESLRKHMKRPAQRLMDLGVLTPLTQCVHMTQVDESDIDLLLESGAHVIHCPESNLKLASGFCPVQKLWNAGVNIAIGTDGAASNNDLNLLSELKTAALLAKAVADDAAALDAHQALRMATINGARALGMEDRIGSLEVGKAADITAIDLGELEAQPLYNPVSQLIYTGCSHRVSHVWVGGRALMLSRQLQTLNERELIGKARWWRQQIAK; encoded by the coding sequence ATGCCTGCACCAGAAAGCATTCGTTTATTGATTAAAGCGCGGTGGATTGTCCCGGTTATACCGGAGGACCGCGTGCTTGAAAATTGTGCCCTGGCGGTTCACAACGGCGCTATCGTTGCTATTGTTCCCCAGGACGAAGCGGATAAACGCTTCAACGCCGAACAAACCATCAACCTGACTAACCACCTGGTTATACCTGGCCTTATCAATGCCCACGGTCACGCAGCTATGAGCCTGCTGCGTGGCTTTGCGGACGACAAACCCTTGCGCGATTGGCTCAACAATCACATCTGGCCTGCCGAGGATCAGTGGGTTAGCGAAGAATTTGTGCGCGATGGCACTGAGTTAGCCATGGCCGAGATGATCAAAAGCGGCACGACCTGTTTTGCCGACATGTATTTCTATCCCGAGCAAGCCGCCCAGGCTGCCCAACAAGCCCACATGCGGGCGCAAATAGCCTTTCCGATCTTCGATTTTCCTTCTGCCTGGGGCCAGGGGCCGGAGGATTATTTCGCCAAAGGTCTCGCACTGCATGATGACTTCCGCTCCAGTCATCTGGTGAATGTTGGTTTCGGACCCCATGCTCCTTATACCGTCTCCGACGATGTATTGGAGAAGGTGGCTGTGCTGGCCCAGGAAATGGATTCGCCGATTCATATCCACCTCCACGAAACACGTTTTGAGGTAGAGGAATCCCTGAGGAAACATATGAAACGTCCGGCTCAGCGCTTGATGGATTTGGGCGTGCTCACTCCACTGACACAATGCGTGCATATGACGCAAGTGGATGAGAGCGATATCGATTTGCTGCTCGAAAGTGGCGCCCATGTCATTCACTGCCCTGAATCAAATCTCAAATTGGCCAGTGGTTTTTGCCCGGTGCAGAAACTTTGGAATGCCGGCGTCAATATCGCCATAGGCACGGATGGCGCCGCCAGCAACAACGACCTGAATCTCTTGTCCGAACTTAAGACTGCTGCCCTTCTCGCCAAGGCCGTTGCCGATGATGCCGCGGCCCTGGATGCGCATCAGGCGTTACGCATGGCAACGATCAATGGCGCCAGGGCATTGGGAATGGAAGACCGCATAGGTAGCCTTGAAGTCGGCAAAGCGGCAGATATTACCGCAATTGATCTGGGCGAACTGGAAGCGCAGCCGCTGTACAACCCGGTATCTCAATTGATTTATACCGGTTGCAGCCATCGCGTCAGCCATGTCTGGGTAGGCGGTCGCGCGCTGATGCTCAGCCGCCAGCTGCAAACACTCAACGAGCGCGAGCTTATCGGCAAAGCCCGCTGGTGGCGCCAACAAATCGCAAAATAG
- the gyrA gene encoding DNA gyrase subunit A produces the protein MGEFAKEVLPVNIEDELKQSYLDYAMSVIVGRALPDVRDGLKPVHRRVLFAMSELNNDWNKPYKKSARVVGDVIGKYHPHGDSAVYDTIVRMAQPFSLRYMLVDGQGNFGSIDGDNAAAMRYTEIRMAKLAHDLLADLDKETVDFAPNYDGSEQIPVVLPTRIPNLLVNGSSGIAVGMATNIPPHNLKEVVQGCLAMIDNPDITVDELMEYIPGPDFPTGAIINGRAGIVEAYRTGRGRIYVRAKANIEVDEKTGRETIIVTEIPYQLNKARLIERIAELVKEKKIEGISELRDESDKDGLRIVIEVKRTESADVLLNNLYAQTQLQNVFGINMVALDDGQPKILNLWDLIDAFIRHRREVVTRRTVYLLRKARERGHILEGLAVAIANIDEVIELIKRSPSPAEAKDGLMARGWDAREMAPFLERAGEDACRPEDLGEEFGVRDGKYYLSAAQAQAILELRLHRLTGMEHDKLLAEYDEKLVQIAGYLEILGNPIRLMTVIREELEQVIVDYGDARRTEIVASTLDLTTEDLINEEDRVVTISHGGYAKSQPLDDYQAQRRGGMGKSATAVKDEDFIEHLLIASTHDTILCFTNAGKVYWLKVYMIPVAGRQSRGRPVVNLLPLEEGERITSILPVRTYDDDHFIFMATANGTVKKTVLTQFSRPRSVGLRAIELDEGDTLVGTAITNGSCDVILFSSSGKAARFREEQVRAMGRTSRGVRGIRLAEGQRVVGMVIPMENGHVLTVSEHGYGKRTDVSEFPAKGRGSQGVIGMQTTERNGQLVGAVQVFDGEEIMLISDQGTMVRTRVDEVSLLSRNTQGVRLIKLKTGERMQGLERIEESADETANRALATAESSGDDLVDDAGDEGVPDGAPTDDNSTEASDNDE, from the coding sequence ATGGGCGAATTTGCAAAAGAAGTTTTACCCGTAAATATCGAAGACGAACTCAAGCAGTCCTATCTCGATTACGCTATGAGCGTTATTGTAGGCCGTGCATTGCCGGATGTGCGCGACGGTTTGAAACCAGTGCATCGCCGTGTGCTCTTTGCCATGAGCGAGTTGAACAACGACTGGAACAAGCCTTATAAAAAGTCGGCTCGTGTCGTGGGTGACGTTATCGGTAAATACCATCCCCACGGTGACTCAGCGGTTTATGACACCATCGTGCGTATGGCGCAGCCGTTTTCATTGCGCTACATGCTGGTGGACGGTCAGGGGAACTTCGGTTCCATTGATGGCGATAACGCAGCAGCTATGCGTTATACCGAAATCCGGATGGCCAAGCTGGCCCATGACCTGTTGGCCGATCTCGACAAAGAAACCGTCGATTTTGCGCCCAACTATGATGGTTCCGAACAAATCCCCGTTGTATTACCCACCCGTATTCCTAATCTGCTGGTCAATGGCTCCTCCGGTATTGCTGTGGGTATGGCCACCAATATCCCGCCGCATAACCTGAAGGAAGTGGTGCAGGGCTGTCTGGCGATGATTGATAACCCCGATATCACCGTCGATGAACTGATGGAATATATTCCCGGTCCGGATTTCCCCACTGGCGCGATCATCAATGGCCGCGCAGGTATTGTGGAGGCTTATCGTACCGGTCGCGGCCGTATTTACGTGCGCGCCAAAGCGAATATCGAAGTGGATGAAAAAACCGGCCGCGAAACCATCATCGTGACCGAGATCCCTTACCAGTTAAACAAGGCGCGCTTGATTGAGCGTATCGCCGAGCTGGTAAAAGAAAAGAAAATCGAAGGCATCAGCGAACTGCGTGACGAGTCGGACAAAGATGGTTTGCGTATCGTTATCGAGGTCAAGCGCACCGAATCTGCCGATGTTTTGTTGAACAACCTTTACGCCCAAACACAATTGCAAAACGTGTTTGGTATCAACATGGTGGCTCTGGATGACGGCCAGCCCAAGATTTTAAATCTGTGGGATTTGATCGACGCGTTCATTCGTCACCGTCGCGAAGTGGTCACCCGCCGCACCGTTTACCTGTTGCGCAAAGCGCGTGAGCGCGGCCATATTCTGGAAGGTCTGGCGGTTGCCATTGCCAATATCGATGAAGTTATTGAGCTGATCAAGCGCTCACCCAGTCCTGCCGAAGCAAAAGATGGCTTGATGGCACGGGGTTGGGATGCGCGCGAAATGGCGCCGTTCCTGGAGCGTGCCGGTGAAGATGCCTGTCGTCCGGAAGATCTGGGTGAAGAATTTGGCGTGCGTGACGGTAAATACTATTTGTCCGCTGCGCAGGCACAAGCCATCCTGGAATTGCGCCTGCATCGTTTGACTGGCATGGAGCACGACAAGTTGCTTGCCGAATACGATGAAAAGCTGGTGCAAATTGCCGGATACCTCGAAATCCTCGGCAATCCCATACGCTTGATGACGGTAATCCGCGAAGAGCTTGAGCAGGTGATTGTGGATTACGGCGATGCCCGCCGCACCGAAATTGTTGCGTCGACGCTGGATTTGACCACCGAAGATCTGATCAATGAAGAAGACCGCGTAGTAACGATTTCTCATGGTGGCTACGCCAAGAGTCAACCGCTGGATGATTACCAGGCACAGCGTCGCGGTGGTATGGGTAAATCTGCCACAGCCGTTAAAGATGAAGACTTTATCGAGCATCTGCTGATCGCCAGTACCCACGATACGATTTTGTGTTTCACCAATGCCGGTAAGGTTTATTGGTTGAAGGTATATATGATTCCTGTTGCGGGGCGTCAGTCACGTGGCCGCCCGGTGGTGAATTTATTGCCGCTGGAAGAGGGCGAACGTATTACCTCTATCCTGCCGGTGAGAACCTACGATGACGACCACTTTATTTTTATGGCTACCGCTAACGGTACCGTGAAGAAAACCGTGTTGACGCAGTTCTCCCGTCCGCGCAGTGTCGGTTTGCGGGCGATTGAGTTGGACGAAGGCGATACGCTTGTCGGCACAGCGATTACCAACGGTTCCTGTGATGTCATCCTGTTCTCCAGCAGCGGTAAGGCCGCACGCTTCCGCGAAGAGCAGGTTCGGGCGATGGGACGCACGTCACGTGGTGTGCGCGGTATTCGCCTGGCTGAAGGTCAGCGTGTTGTAGGGATGGTTATTCCCATGGAAAACGGTCATGTGCTGACCGTGAGTGAACATGGTTATGGAAAGCGCACAGATGTCAGCGAGTTCCCGGCGAAAGGTCGTGGTTCGCAAGGCGTTATTGGTATGCAGACCACTGAGCGTAACGGTCAACTTGTGGGTGCCGTGCAAGTGTTTGATGGTGAAGAGATTATGTTGATCTCGGATCAGGGCACCATGGTACGCACGCGGGTTGATGAAGTGTCATTGTTGAGCCGCAACACGCAAGGTGTACGCTTGATCAAGCTCAAAACCGGTGAGCGTATGCAGGGGCTTGAGCGCATTGAAGAAAGTGCTGATGAAACCGCAAATCGTGCGCTGGCAACCGCTGAATCCTCTGGTGATGACCTCGTTGATGACGCTGGTGATGAAGGAGTACCGGATGGCGCACCAACCGATGACAACTCAACTGAGGCGTCAGATAACGATGAATAA
- the pheA gene encoding prephenate dehydratase: MSAEQNEEQKLLALRNEIDAIDEEIGRLISARAKCAQDVAEVKKATLPPEAQVLFYRPEREAQVLRKAMERNVGPLSNEEMARLFREIMSACLALENPIKVAYLGPEGTFTQQAALKHFGHSAVALPFSAIDEVFREVEAGAVNYGVVPVENSTEGVVNHTLDNFMGSNLKICGEVELRIHQNLLVSDVTNVGSISRIYSHSQSLAQCRKWLDAHYPKAERIAVNSNAEAAKRLKGEWNAAAIAGSMAAELYGLKVLAEKIEDQPDNSTRFLIIGTQTVPASGVDKTSVVVAMRNEPGALHNLLEPFHRHNIDLTRVETRPSRTGAWTYVFFIDFVGHVDDPLISKVLKEVAQRAADLKLLGSYPKAVL, encoded by the coding sequence ATGTCAGCCGAACAGAACGAAGAGCAAAAACTCCTGGCCCTGCGCAACGAAATCGATGCGATTGATGAAGAAATCGGTCGCTTGATCTCAGCCCGTGCCAAATGTGCGCAAGACGTGGCGGAAGTGAAAAAGGCCACCTTACCACCGGAAGCGCAAGTACTCTTCTATCGCCCCGAGCGTGAAGCGCAGGTGTTGCGTAAGGCCATGGAGCGGAATGTCGGGCCGTTAAGTAACGAAGAAATGGCACGCCTGTTTCGGGAAATTATGTCGGCCTGCCTTGCGTTGGAAAATCCTATCAAGGTGGCCTATCTCGGGCCGGAAGGTACTTTCACGCAGCAGGCAGCCTTGAAACATTTTGGCCATTCAGCCGTGGCTCTGCCGTTTTCTGCTATTGATGAAGTATTTCGTGAGGTGGAAGCCGGTGCCGTGAATTACGGTGTGGTACCTGTTGAGAATTCTACCGAGGGGGTGGTTAATCATACTCTCGATAATTTTATGGGCTCCAACCTGAAAATTTGCGGTGAAGTAGAGTTGCGTATCCACCAAAATTTATTGGTGTCCGATGTCACCAATGTCGGCAGCATCAGCCGTATTTATTCGCACTCCCAATCCCTGGCTCAATGTCGCAAATGGCTCGATGCGCATTATCCCAAAGCGGAACGTATCGCTGTGAATAGCAATGCTGAAGCAGCCAAACGCCTGAAGGGTGAATGGAACGCGGCGGCTATCGCCGGTAGCATGGCGGCGGAGCTCTATGGCTTGAAAGTACTGGCCGAAAAAATTGAAGATCAGCCAGACAACTCCACGCGTTTTTTAATTATTGGTACGCAAACCGTTCCCGCCAGCGGCGTGGATAAAACGTCGGTCGTCGTTGCTATGCGTAACGAGCCGGGCGCGTTGCATAATTTGCTGGAGCCGTTCCACCGTCACAATATCGACCTCACTCGCGTGGAGACCCGTCCATCACGTACCGGCGCCTGGACCTATGTGTTCTTTATTGATTTTGTCGGTCATGTTGATGATCCTCTGATCAGCAAGGTTCTTAAAGAAGTGGCGCAACGCGCTGCGGATTTGAAATTGCTGGGCTCTTATCCCAAAGCGGTTCTTTGA
- a CDS encoding prephenate dehydrogenase/arogenate dehydrogenase family protein, whose translation MTLSSTSRWQGINKLVVVGIGLIGGSLATGLKARGVCKEVIGIARRQQICEEAVALGIVDRAYVELAEIASELSAGDVIFIAVPTLSVAAVFQQIKDTVSPSVTVTDGASVKGSVQQAAEAVYGEVPAQLVLGHPIAGSEKSGVTAANPDLYEKHRVILTPLENTGAQHLELVTHMWQAVGAEVLSMSVAEHDDVLAATSHLPHAIAYSLVDTLAKDIGNPNIFRYAAGGFRDFTRIASSDPVMWHDIMRANKTSVLHALDLFIDNLMRLRSGIEQENSEYLLEVFTRAKSARDHFTNVLAKKADLDRDNHSPVDTPAQPDSKIPGNSP comes from the coding sequence ATGACTCTCTCTTCAACGTCTCGCTGGCAGGGTATTAACAAGCTCGTCGTGGTCGGTATCGGTCTGATCGGCGGCAGTTTGGCAACCGGTTTGAAGGCCCGTGGTGTCTGCAAAGAAGTGATCGGCATTGCTCGTCGCCAACAAATCTGTGAAGAGGCTGTAGCCTTGGGTATTGTTGATCGCGCTTATGTTGAGCTCGCCGAGATAGCGAGCGAATTGAGTGCGGGCGATGTCATCTTTATTGCCGTGCCGACGTTATCGGTGGCCGCCGTATTTCAACAGATAAAAGATACCGTCTCGCCTTCGGTAACCGTCACCGATGGCGCCAGTGTTAAGGGTAGTGTGCAGCAGGCAGCCGAAGCAGTTTATGGCGAGGTGCCTGCACAATTGGTTTTAGGCCATCCGATTGCCGGCTCGGAAAAAAGTGGCGTAACCGCAGCAAATCCTGATTTATATGAAAAGCATCGCGTCATCCTGACCCCGCTGGAGAACACGGGCGCACAACACCTTGAGCTGGTCACCCACATGTGGCAGGCCGTGGGTGCAGAAGTGTTAAGTATGTCGGTGGCGGAGCATGATGATGTATTGGCGGCTACGAGCCACCTGCCTCATGCGATTGCTTATTCTCTTGTGGATACCCTGGCGAAAGACATTGGTAACCCCAATATCTTTCGCTATGCCGCTGGCGGCTTCCGTGACTTTACCCGCATCGCATCCAGTGATCCGGTTATGTGGCACGATATTATGCGCGCCAACAAAACCAGTGTGCTGCATGCGCTGGATTTATTTATTGATAATCTGATGCGCCTGCGTAGTGGTATTGAGCAGGAGAACAGCGAATATCTGCTTGAGGTTTTTACCCGGGCAAAATCGGCGCGTGACCATTTCACCAACGTCTTGGCTAAAAAAGCTGACCTTGATCGAGATAATCACTCGCCGGTGGATACTCCGGCACAGCCGGACAGCAAGATACCTGGAAATTCACCATGA
- the cysD gene encoding sulfate adenylyltransferase subunit CysD yields MSNYNLTHLKQLEAESIHIIREVAAEFDKPVMLYSVGKDSAVMMHLTMKAFHPGKPPFPLMHVDTTWKFREMIEFRDKRVKELGWDLIVHINQEGVDMGISPFVHGSAKHTDIMKTQSLKQALNKYGFDAAFGGARRDEEKSRAKERVYSFRDKNHRWDPKNQRPELWDIYNGRVDKGESIRVFPLSNWTELDIWQYIHLENIPIVPLYFAAKRPVVKRDGTLIMVDDDRMPIGPNDKVEERMVRFRTLGCYPLTGAVESEAATLPEIIQEMLLTTTSERQGRVIDHDSSGSMEKKKQEGYF; encoded by the coding sequence ATGTCCAACTACAACCTGACTCACTTGAAACAACTGGAAGCGGAAAGTATCCACATCATTCGTGAAGTGGCGGCGGAGTTTGATAAGCCGGTTATGCTGTATTCCGTGGGTAAGGACTCGGCGGTGATGATGCACCTGACCATGAAAGCCTTTCACCCGGGAAAACCGCCATTTCCCTTAATGCACGTTGATACCACCTGGAAATTCCGCGAGATGATTGAATTTCGCGATAAGCGTGTCAAAGAGCTGGGTTGGGATTTGATTGTGCATATCAACCAGGAAGGTGTTGATATGGGCATCAGCCCCTTTGTTCACGGCAGTGCCAAACACACGGATATTATGAAAACCCAGAGTCTGAAGCAGGCGCTGAATAAATACGGTTTTGATGCAGCGTTCGGCGGTGCCCGTCGTGACGAGGAAAAATCCCGTGCGAAAGAGCGGGTCTATTCTTTCCGCGATAAAAACCATCGTTGGGACCCGAAAAACCAGCGCCCGGAATTGTGGGATATCTATAACGGTCGTGTCGACAAAGGTGAAAGCATTCGTGTATTCCCCCTGTCCAACTGGACGGAGCTGGATATCTGGCAATATATCCATCTGGAAAACATCCCGATTGTTCCTTTGTATTTCGCGGCCAAGCGTCCGGTGGTCAAGCGTGATGGAACGCTGATCATGGTAGACGATGATCGTATGCCTATTGGCCCGAATGACAAAGTGGAAGAAAGAATGGTTCGCTTCCGCACCCTTGGTTGTTACCCCTTAACCGGTGCAGTGGAATCCGAAGCGGCAACGCTCCCGGAAATTATCCAGGAAATGCTCCTTACCACGACGTCCGAGCGCCAGGGGCGAGTGATCGACCACGACAGCTCTGGCTCAATGGAAAAGAAAAAACAGGAAGGTTATTTCTAG